Part of the Cellulomonas hominis genome, TCGGGGTGACCCGCACGCGGCCGGACTTGAACAGGAACAGCGCGGCGCCGAAGGTCGCGAACGTCGCGATCACGGCCTGCAGCACGATCGGCTGCACGTTCTGGCCGTCGAACGTCATGTTCTGGAACGCCAGGCTGATCCCGCCGAGGAACACGCCCTGCGCGACCGTGTACAGCGTGATGAGCAGCGGGCTCGGCTCGCGCTTGAACGCGTTGACCAGGCCGAGCACCAGGCCGACGATCGCGCCGAGCGGCCAGATGCCGGGCGCGAGGTTCCACGTCGCCGCGGCGACCACGACGAGCAGCGCGAGCAGCCCGCCGGTCTTGACGATGACGTCGTCGTACGTGAGGCGCCCGGTGTCCCGGGTCGTCGCGGACGGCGCGCCGTACATCTGCTCGAGGGTCGACGCCTCGATCACGGGACCGGTGGCACCCCCGAGCGTCCCCGTCGGCGCGCCCTGCTGCACGCGGCCGCCGCGCTTGCCGCGGGCGCGCGGGTCGCCGAAGACGGCACTGTTGTTGAACACCGGGTTGGTCATCGGTCCTCCATGGTCGGTTCGCGATCGAGCCGGCAGTGGTTCACCAGCCTAGAACGCCGCGACCGCTCAGGAAGTTCCCGCAGCCGGACCGCCGACTTCGGTCCGAGGCCGCCACCCCCGGGGTCATCCGTGAGGTGGACCCCCGTCCTCCCGGTGGGCGAGCCCCGCGCCCCGCAGGTTCGGCCGCACGGGCGTTCCGGCCGCGAGCCCGGGTCCGTAGGTTCGTGGTGTACCGGATGACCACCCTGTGAGGACACGATGATCGAGGCACGAGGACTGACCAAGAGGTACGGGAAGAAGACGGCCGTGGCCGGCATCGACTTCTCCGTGCAGCCCGGCAAGGTCACCGGCTTCCTCGGCCCGAACGGGGCCGGCAAGTCGACGACCATGCGGATGATCATGGGCCTGGACCGCCCCACGGCCGGCACCGTGACCGTGAACGGCCGCCCCTACGCGCAGCTGACGTCGCCGCTGACCGAGGTCGGCGCGCTGCTGGACGCCAAGGCGGTGCACTCCGGCCGCTCGGCGACGAACCACCTGCGCGCGGTCGCCGCGACGCACGGCATCGGCCGCAAGCGGGTCGACGAGGTCATCGAGATGACCGGCCTGCAGGCGGTCGCCGGCAAGCGGGTCGGCGGCTTCTCCCTCGGCATGGGCCAGCGGCTCGGCATCGCCGCCGCCC contains:
- a CDS encoding Bax inhibitor-1/YccA family membrane protein, which produces MTNPVFNNSAVFGDPRARGKRGGRVQQGAPTGTLGGATGPVIEASTLEQMYGAPSATTRDTGRLTYDDVIVKTGGLLALLVVVAAATWNLAPGIWPLGAIVGLVLGLVNAFKREPSPLLITLYTVAQGVFLGGISLAFQNMTFDGQNVQPIVLQAVIATFATFGAALFLFKSGRVRVTPKFTRWLLIAMVGYLAYSLVNVVMMFFVPSDGFGPLREGPVGVIAGLVAVGLAAASLIMDFDAIKRGVDQGAPARMAWSAAFGLIVTLVWLYLEILRILAILQGRD